Below is a window of Arthrobacter sp. ERGS1:01 DNA.
TGGTGAGCTACCTTGCCATGGATACGTACCTGACGGGCCAGCTGGACCAGCAGCTGCGCCGCTCCGCCCAGGCGGCCGCAGGCGCGCCCGGGGAACGTCCCGGCGGGTCCGGCTCCGGAACAACGCCGCCCAACCCCTTGCAGGCCCCCGGCCAGGGCGAGGGAATCCTCATGCTGTACGTCGTGGATGGGGCCGTGGACCAGACCCGTTCGGGGTGGATCGACCTGGCGTACCAGCAGCACCAGCTCACGGCCGCCGACACCGCCAAACTCAGGGCACTCACCGTCGGTGCGGCGCCGTCGAACGTGGACCTGGCGGTGGGCGCCTACCGCGCCGAGACCCTCGAAACCGCCAGCGGCAGCCTTGTGACGGTGGGGCTGCCGCTCGGAACCCTCAATGACACCCTGTCCTCGCTGGGACTGACCATGGTGCTCGTGGCCGCGGCGGGGCTTGTGGCGGCCGGCGTGGCCGGCACCGTGCTGATCCGCCACAACCTCAAACCCCTGGAGCACGTCTCCGCCGTGGCCAACCGCGTTGCCGAGCTGGAACTGGACACGGGCGACGTGGAGCTGATGGAGCGCATCGAACCCAGCGACAACGACACCGAGGTGGGCCGGGTGGGCTTTGCGCTCAACCGCATGCTGGACAACGTTTCCGGCGCGCTTGCCGCACGCCAGGAAAGCGAAAGCAAGGTGCGCAGCTTCGTGGCGGACGCCAGCCATGAACTGCGCACACCGCTGACCTCGATCAGGGGCTATTCGGAGCTGGTGGTGCGCACCCAGCACCTCGACGACGGCGGCCGCGACGCGATGGAGCGGGTCCGGTCGCAGTCGCTGCGCATGCAAAA
It encodes the following:
- a CDS encoding sensor histidine kinase, which produces MRGGGPRPPRRRMRLRTKLIATSLLLLAFVGAGIAVVSYLAMDTYLTGQLDQQLRRSAQAAAGAPGERPGGSGSGTTPPNPLQAPGQGEGILMLYVVDGAVDQTRSGWIDLAYQQHQLTAADTAKLRALTVGAAPSNVDLAVGAYRAETLETASGSLVTVGLPLGTLNDTLSSLGLTMVLVAAAGLVAAGVAGTVLIRHNLKPLEHVSAVANRVAELELDTGDVELMERIEPSDNDTEVGRVGFALNRMLDNVSGALAARQESESKVRSFVADASHELRTPLTSIRGYSELVVRTQHLDDGGRDAMERVRSQSLRMQNLVDDLLLLARYDEGRAPALAELDLTELVVEVATDAEISDAAASARTGAPAHKWSIAVPDAAVMVHGDESQLHRAVANLLSNAKKHTDPGTSVAVSLVSGPDAVVITVSDTGAGIDPGFLPRIFDRFARADSARSGTDGTTGLGLPIVKAIVESHGGSIAVASSQAGTEFSISLPVAGPA